gtgcacgtcattgcgtcattatGTAAATGAAAATGTGTGCTTTGGTCCCTATGcacataggattgtgggtgatttgagaGGGCAAAGAGCGtgaaggatacacatatgcatcctttcctttATATGGGATATTTAGCAAATGAAGGACTCAATCCTTGGTTGcaattccgaggatcctcgacattggaaaaGTCCTTCAATGGATGttgatgacgtagcatcctcgaaattctggtttccgaggatccttccttgacattgagaaatggCTACAGTCAATCggaagccgtttctcaatgtcaaggatacttccttggcaggactagtccttacaagtcacttccttcagaggatAGGCGAGGCTACTCTTAATCATTtggagaacacgtaaatggaacatGCTAGCAAttgcacgtcattgcgtcaataaaaggtgtgctttcagtgctgcgcgcataggattgtgggtgatttcagcgcatGAAGTGGgcgaaggatacacatatgcatcttttcctgtatatgggatatttctcgaacgaaggactcagtccttggctggaattccgaggatcctcgacgTTGGAATAGTCCTTCGACGaccgtcgatgacgtagcatccttgaaattctggcttccgaggatccttccttgacattgagaaacggctacagTCAATCGGAGTCAGCGGAGAGCGAGCAACTATGCCCATATTTTATGCAGCTTACAGTTGCAATAACTGGTGCAGTATTGATACCAGATCGCATGGGATAACCTTTCACAAGAAAGACTGAACAataattttagttattttagtcGTTATAATATTATGTCATCGTAACTAACGCTACGTGTAACCAAACCGTGTAAAaatccagaaaaaaaatgtgcgCATTGAGGACCCATCCAAGATGGCAGTCGCGCTGATACGTCTGCGTCAGTCTATGAGGTGTCTACTTATATACAATCTGTGTTTCTGTACACATGTTGTCACGATGCTAATGAGATATGATGGAGATGTTTTTAGGAATAGTTTCGACTGGTAGCTCATTGGTATGTTTCTTTTTGTAAGCAAGGCATCTGATACCAAGTCAAGGCATAGGTGAAGTGAGAAATTTGTGAGTAATTATAATAAAGATAAAAGAATAATCAGTCTGAATAGGTGATAATGTGTGCCCTATGCGGATCCTCTGAATGGGGCTGTTTGACATACAAAACAATAGAAACTATATAATGAATGGTGCTTAGAAGAtgtgaataaacaaacattagcaTAGCATCACATGACATAGTTTTAAGCAATGTTTGAAAGAGTACAAAGAAGTTTGTTTCTTTATTTGTCACAGGGTGGAATGAAGCATGACTTTAGAACAATCCTAATGAATCACAAAGGtatatttatttacagaaagaaataaaaactaGAGCACTTGTTGAACACTATTAAAAATGATTTCAATAGGACTTCAGTAGCTACAAGCGTGATTTGCtgataatgtacaaataaaaggCTAAATGTTTGGGGATAATTTCTCATATCCAGCAGTATTGCATTTCGGTTGAGTTGGTTTGCTTCAGGGCTAACAGAAATGATAAGAGGATTCATTCATGTACATTCATTGAGGATCTGTACTTATTTTCTGCATGTTTCATACAAAAATTGAGTAAGTGATTgatttatgaaattatttataTAGATAAAACCAAACTATTGAATGCACTGTGCATGTAACACAGTAAATGTTTTATCAGTGCTTTGTAATGTTATAAGATCAGAAAGATTTGCTTGTTAACGTGCTTTATTTGTTCTTGTTTACCGGTTCAGTTATCCAAGAAATATGGGTCAGTGTTCAAAGTTCatcttggacccaaaaagattGTGGTTTTGGCCGGATACAAGACGGTTAAACAAGCACTGGTGAACCAAGCTGATGAATTCGGGGAAAGAGAGATAACACCCATATTCCAAGACATTAATGAAGGACACGGTAACACATCACTTTAACCGTTTTACTACTGACTAttagttaaaaaatatttctatttatatatttttatcagtataaTTTGTATAACTTTGTTGTATGTAAGTTGAACCTTTATAAAAGCTCTTACAGATACCAGATTAGCAAACAGTatgaaaatgtcataaaacacaAACTAAAAGACGCCGTTTTCCTGCAGGAATCATCTTTACGAATGGTGATATGTGGAAAACCATGAGAAGATTTGCTCTCTCAACTCTTCGAGACTTTGGGATGGGAAAGAAACTGAGCGAAGAGAAAATTATTCAGGAGACGCGATATCTGCGAGAAGTGTTTGAGACCTTCAAAGGTATATCAACTACAGCGTACAATAATATGAATTTGAGTGCTGATGTTTATTAAAATCTGATCTTTGTTTCTGTATCTCTTGCAGGAAATCCTTTTGATACAACCCAGCCAGTAAATTATGCCGCTTCCAACCTCATCTCAGCTATTGTTTATGGAAATCGTTTTGAATATGACGAACCAACGTTTAAAGAAATAGCTGTCGTGTCAAACCATACAATCCTCATGGTCGGCTCTGCTGCTATACAGGTTCccattttaaagttttccttTAGAGTAAAGAGAGTGGCTAACCGCACACTGATCCACTTGTGACAATAAGTCTACAAAAAAGTTTTCCTTTAGGCCACACTTTTACTTTTTATGGCTGAGAATGTTTAGAAAGTTAATATGTTTGTACTTATATGATCACTTCTTAAAAAAgtagtttttatctacatacaccttgggtccccttacatgaaagtcacTGTATTTTAAGTCATTGTCAACCTCTTATAGTATATACAGTAGTGTGAACAAGTGTTTGTCCCTTCCTGATTTTTTTGCATgcttgtcacactttaattattaatgttaatcaaagaaaacacaacatgcagtttttaaatgaaggtttttattatgaatggaaaacaaaatccaaacccacatggctctgtgtgaaaaagtgtcGTCTGAAACATAAAGtttgacaaacatgcaaaaaaaagtaAGGGGcccaacactttttcacaccatcATATGTGTTCAATATGTTTGAGAGCGAAACCAACTAACAATGTCCTCTAAATAATAATGTAAGTGTAAGATCCCATCTCATCTTACTATGAAAGAAACTGGCCAGGTAACTTTGGCCCTGGTGCATCTTGTTCAATTGTTTGAGTTGGTGGCCATTTGATTATGTTTCAGTCAAGGGTTTGAGTCAAAGGTAAATGTGAACCCATTTCTATGATAATGAAATGGTCTGGGTGAGATAGTAATGTTGATGGGATTAAGGGTTGGTGAAACTCCAGGATTGGGAATGGAAGTGTTACTTCTTTTCAATGCTTTGTTTAAAGTTGAGTGCTTTGTTTTCTATTTAGGGGATTGCcccttaaaatgtatataaaggcaacgttagggctactgtaagaggctgtttacacctggtattaatggcgcttttccattgcgcTGGTGCCATCATTGTGCACAGTCATGGAAACGTTGCTGCTGGTGCtgatataataaaattaaaaacaccATCACAAGCGCTTGCAACACTTTCAAAACGCAGCAgctaccaaatgtatacaaagATGATGGTTCAAAGTCCATTTCGTAATGTTTATATGTAGATTCACCTCTATAGGGGGCATACATGTGCTCTGACTCTGAGGTCAAATATAaggctagtttttttttattgcctgTTTTCGATGcaattaaattaagaaaaaatgtgAGCATTAAGATATACTTACATTGCATCAACGGTTTCTTTTTATTTCCTGTTTTTGAAGTGTTGATCATTACAGCCAATCACAGACGTGATCGATGAGCGcaggaatgttacatttaaaTGAGTTGTCGtgtaaaattttgttttttcacAAATATACCAATTAAATTAGCTTCTTACCTTTTTGGTCTGTgtagttggttgcaattcgcaatctcgcTGCTAGTATAGCCGTTTTTGTGGGTATATTACTGATCATAcactgtattaatattatattagacTTAAGgactatagagacagagcgcagcgcgtcataacctgaaaccacgcccaccggggggggaaagcgatccaaccgtctccattgactttgtattgcgagaagccgcctccttgtcatttctggcttataacaaaaaactgaataatgcctaaaagctgctgtgtgataATATGTACAGCTGAcgagccaaagaacccagaggTGAGTTTTTGTGGGCTGTCGAGCCGTGGAGCCCAGCTTTTGAGGAGGGTGGAGTGGATCGCCGGctgcgtttccccctattggacgcaattttactaatagaagtactatgaaaagttgcctgtttccatttctgtgtctttttatttggtttttttgggttgttagatgtacaccttgtcacacagcagcttttaggtattaatctgtttttaagtttaatctgtaaataagtttttataagctgtcgaccccaaaaaacgagcgtttaaagacacaaaaatgaaaacaggcaacttttcatagtactcctattagtaaaactgcgtccaatagggggaaacgtagtcgccgatccactttattctccttaaaagctgggttttacggctcgacagcttataaaaacttatttctgggttctttggcttgttagctgtacatattgtcacacagcagcttttaggcattattcagttttttgttataagccagaaatgacaaggaggcagcttctcgcaatacaaagtcaatggagacggttggatcgctttcccccccggtgggcgtggttttcaaatttgcataactgcgctctgtctctattgtttCTACACAAGGTTGTAATGACACCCAGTTAAACTTTCGTTTTCTCAGTTAACTTTCGTTTCATAATTAAAAGAGCCCAGGTGCGATCCTGCGACTATGCCACGATTATTCTCGCCACGATTATTATGAGAAACAAGGTCGAAACAACCGACAAACAAGAGTACGTCATTTTAGATTAGTGAAGTCGTCCGGCTGTACCTCGCTACATAAACAATAAGTTAGTTGTGCCAGGGAAAGCTAAGGCCAATCGAAATAATAAACAGAGTACGTCATTTCAAGATTTGAGTCCAGCTGTACTTTGCTATATTAATAATAAGGCATCTGTGCAAGCTAGGCCAAGAGAACCAATAAGCAGAATATATCATTTTAGATATGAACGATTTAGCTGCAcatcaaacaaataaattaattgtgGCAGACCAAGGCCAATTAAAAGAGTATACGTCATCTCAGATAAGAAGTGTTTGATCTTATGAAAATGGAGTCAGATTTTGGGAGGGCGGAGGGGTGTTGATTGTTTCACTATGTTGGCTCGAGCGAATAAAGTAGTTTTTGTTCGGCACCTGGAACCCTTGTCTCctgaatatttttcttatgaAGATTCAAGCTAAGGCTTTTTGCCACtacactagatgccgctaaaacacattacacctttaaaaCAAATTCTGTATGTCTCTACTGTCTGTACTAAcatatatttactgtaaagctgcATAATTGCAAAATTTGCATAATTGTTCTGTAAATTTTACAGTGGAAAACTGTGAAAAGCCGgtctgatgtttatgttgtacTTTTTCGTGTGGCACGACCTGCAGATCTACAACATGTTTCCGGTGCTTAGGCCGTTGCTGAAGACCTGGAGACTGCTAATGAAACATGTGGAGAGCAACCATGCAGATATACAGGTCCTGGTGGATCACTTACGGGAGACCTTTAACCCTCTCGACTGCAGAGGATTAGTTGATGCCTTCTTCATCCAAAAACAAAGCTTAGAGGTAGAATATCATGATTTTATATACCAAATGTGTGGGTTAATGTACGTATGTTTAAAACTAATTTTCAgcctaaataataataaagcatGGTTTTTTTGTGCCAGGAATCTGGAGAAAATGATTCTCAATTTAATGATCTGAACCTGCTCATGACTGTAGTCAACCTGTTTGCTGCCGGTACTGACACCACCGGCACAACGCTACGCTGGGGTTTACTGTTCATGGCCAAATATCCTCACATACAAGGTAATAACTGTTCTCTTTATATTTACAAAAGTGAGGAAAGATGTatgttttgtataaaatgtCTCATTTTCTGTGTGATCTTCTGGGTCATAGATCGGGTTCATGAGGAAATTGACAGGGTGCTTGATGGACGTGAACCGGTTACAGAGGACAGGAAGAATTTACCTTACACAGACGCTGTGATCCATGAAATCCAGAGACTGGCGAATTTAGTGCCCTTGAATCTGCCACATAAAACCAGCTGTGATGTGAACTTCAATGGATATCTCATCAAGAAGGTCCGTCTTGTTGTCCAGCACAACTTATCTGTCATTAgtttatctttaaaaaatgtatttatttttgttgtttccaGCCAAAATTAGCGATCAAACCCCCCCAGTATTTAGCACACTAATGttgtctgtgtttttttctgaaatctAGGGGACGTGTGTTCTGCCACTGCTGTATTCTGTTTTAAGAGATGAGAGCGAGTGGGAGATGCCCAACACTTTCAACCCTGAACACTTCCTCAATGAGAACGGTCAGCTGATCAAACGTGACGCCTTCATGCCCTTCTCTGCAGGTAATAAACTTTACAGTGTTAATATAGCAGCTACATAAGTGTTGTGTCTTGTGTTTGTACTGGAATGCTACTTAGCAAAAAATCGatactaaaaaatttaaaatgtaagttCAGCTCAGTCGCATTGCCTTGAAACTGAAACATGCAGTATGGTTGATAAATGTAGTATATTACCCATTAATAATGAAAACGGTGCACATAATGCAAAAATAGTGCAGTCTGTACGTACTGTCGTATGTCATTACCAAACATATTCCCTTCTTTTCTCTCAGGACGCAGGATTTGTTTAGGAGAGGGTTTGGCCAGGATGGAGCTCTTTCTGTTCTTCACTTCTCTTCTTCAGTGTTTTCACTTCACTCCTCCACCTGGAGTCTCTGAAGATGAATTGGATCTCACACCAGTTGTGGGTCTTGTCTTGAACCCTTCACCTCACAAACTGTGTGCCGTCAGTAGGGCAGAAAAACACAACCTCAAGTCATAAATCAAAAGGCAGAATAACTAGTTA
This window of the Misgurnus anguillicaudatus chromosome 19, ASM2758022v2, whole genome shotgun sequence genome carries:
- the LOC141350859 gene encoding cytochrome P450 2K1-like, which translates into the protein MALVETLLNVSSTGALLAALLLLLVIYFCFRSPEDDQEPPGPKPLPLVGNLHLLDLKQLHVCLWNLSKKYGSVFKVHLGPKKIVVLAGYKTVKQALVNQADEFGEREITPIFQDINEGHGIIFTNGDMWKTMRRFALSTLRDFGMGKKLSEEKIIQETRYLREVFETFKGNPFDTTQPVNYAASNLISAIVYGNRFEYDEPTFKEIAVVSNHTILMVAGLMFMLYFFVWHDLQIYNMFPVLRPLLKTWRLLMKHVESNHADIQVLVDHLRETFNPLDCRGLVDAFFIQKQSLEESGENDSQFNDLNLLMTVVNLFAAGTDTTGTTLRWGLLFMAKYPHIQDRVHEEIDRVLDGREPVTEDRKNLPYTDAVIHEIQRLANLVPLNLPHKTSCDVNFNGYLIKKGTCVLPLLYSVLRDESEWEMPNTFNPEHFLNENGQLIKRDAFMPFSAGRRICLGEGLARMELFLFFTSLLQCFHFTPPPGVSEDELDLTPVVGLVLNPSPHKLCAVSRAEKHNLKS